The following nucleotide sequence is from Streptomyces caniferus.
CCCAGCGCCTCGTCGACGGTCTCGGAGGACGAGGCGGCCTCGACGTCCGTCAGCCGCTCGTTGAGCTCGGCCATCCGCTCCGAGGTCATCCCTATGCCCTCGTCCTGGACGGAGAGCATGACCTCGCCGCTCTCCAGCAGGTAGCCGGAGAGCTCGACATGGGCGTCCGGCGGGGAGAACGCGGTGGCGTTCTCCAGGAGTTCGGCGACCAGGTGGCTGATGTCGTCCGCGGCGAACCCGGCGACCTGGGAGTGCGGCGGCAGCGACTGGATGCGCACCCGCTCGTAGCGCTCGATCTCGCTGATCGCGGCGCGCATCACATCCAGCAGCGGCACCGGCCCCTGGTGGTTGTTGCTGTACTGCTCCGCGCCCGCCAGGACGAGGAGGTTCTCGCTGTTGCGGCGCATCCGCGCGGCGAAGTGGTCCAGCTTGAAGAGCGTTTCCAGCCGTTCCGGGTCCTGCTCGCTCTCCTCCAGCGACTCGATGACGCCGAGCTGGCGCTCCACGAGGCCGAGGGTGCGCAGCGAGAGGTTGACGAACCGGCCGTGCACACCGGCGTGCAGAGCCGCCAGCCGCTCGGTGAGATCGGCGATCTCCTCCCTGAGGGTCTCGCCCTGCTCCTGGAGCACCTCGCGCTCGGCGACCAGCCGCTGCCGGCCGCCGATCAGCCGCTTGCGCTCGCCCTCCAGTTCGGAGGTGCGCCGCGCCAGCTCGCCGACCTGGGCGTGCAGCGCGTTGACGGACTGCACGGAGGTGGCGAATTCGTCGTTGCGGCCCTTGTAGGCGATGGGCTCCTCGTGCGCGGGGTCGGCGGCCAGCCGCTTGGCACCGATCCGCAGCGCGGCGAGCGGCTGGGTCATGGAGCGGGCGGCCCAGATGCCGGCGCCGACGGCCAGCAGCAGGCACAGCCCTTCCAGGCCGATGCGGATCTCCAGCTCCGTGACGTCGTCGTCGCGCAGCACGCCGAGGCGCTGGATGTCGGCGGTGGCCATGGCGGACTCGACACCGCGCATCAGGCCGATACGGCTGGTGAGCGTCTCCTGGACGCGCCGGCGGTTGAGCCGCAGATCGGTGGCGTCCAGCCGGGGCTGGTCGGTGAGCCGGGCCAGATAGCGCTCGGCGGTGTTGACGTCGGCGCCGTTGACGGTGCGGACGTAACGGTCCCGGGCGCCCTGGCTCGCGGTCTGCTGGAAGTCGCCCAGCGCGCCCTGTTCCCGGACGTGCGCGACCTGGGCGAGGGTCGCCAGCCGCGGCTGGCGGCCACCCGTCTGGAGCCCGGCGAGCAGCAGGGCCCGGGTGCCGGCGGCCTGTTCGGCGGCACGACCGAGGGCGGGCAGCGCACGGGTGTCGGAGTCGGCGGAGTCGGCACGGGCCGGCAGCCCGCGGGCGATGTCGTCGCTGATCGCACCGAGCGCCTGGATCGCCTGGGTATAGGCGCTGTAGACCTGCTCGGCCGATGCGCCCGCGGACAGCGCCTTTTGGCGGGTTTGCGGCAGCGCGGCCAGGAGCTTGGCGGCGGTCTTGTACACGGCGGTGTCACCGGAGGCGCCCTGGGCCTCGGAGCGCAGCTCGCCGATCTGCCGGTCCACGCGGGCACGCTGGGCCCGGGAGGCCGAGGTGTCGTCCGCCCGCGCGGCGTTGGCGCCGTTGACCGCGGAGTTGCCCAGGCCCGCGGCCGTACGGCTGCCGTGTCCCGTGGCGACGTATGCGGTCATACCGTCACGTTCGTCGGCGAGGGAGTGGGCCAGCGCGATGGCATGCGCATTGAGTTGGGCGAGATCGACCAGTTCCTGGCTGTTGGTGGCGTTGTCGGCCGTGGTCATCAACCCGGGGGCGCCGGCGCCGAGGACGGCTGCGGCCACGACGGCCACCGCCCCGACGAGCCGGTTGCGCACCCGCGCGGGACGCCGTCCCGCGCCGCTCCCGCCACCGTCCGTCGTGCCCGGACCCTTACCAGGACCCGAGCCCGTGCCCGGTCCCGAGACCGAACCGGCCGGTGATCCCGGCTCCCTTGCGCCGCCTCGAAGCCGCATCTTCCGCACCGCTGCTCGCATTCCTGTCTCGCCTGTCCACGCCATATGGCGTCGCGGACCCGGCTCGCTCACCGCTCACGGGGGCGGACCTGCGCGAAGTCCGCAGCAGCACACACTTCCGCGAGGGGAAACAGCCCGGCTCTGCGCGTCGCGACGAATGTCCTGGTCCCGCCCCTTGACCGGGCAACGACCCTTCCACCGGCACCGCGCAGTGGCTCGGCAACACATGCCCGGCCACCTGAACGAGTGAACATCAATCGGAGTTTGACCATCAACTTCCGTGCGCCACCGTTTTCGGCCGCACCCTCGCGCAACCCGGGAACGGGTTTGGAGATGCGTCCCGCTCCTGGAAGGATGCGCGCCCGCACGCCGCCGGGACCCCGGTCCTTACCTCCGGTACGCCCCGCCCCCGCCGCACTCCGGCACCGCCGCGCGCGCCCGTCGGCAGGGGCGGAATCAAGACCTCCGGCAGACTTGCGGCCATGCGCATCGAACTCGCCACCGAGCCGGGCGACGCCCAACACCCAAACGAGGACTACGCATCGGTAGCCCTGCCGGCCTCCGGCCAGGGCGGAGCGCTCGTCCTGCTGGACGGCGTGACGCCGCCGGAAGAGGACTACGGCTGCCGCCACACGGTGCCGTGGTTCACCGCGCGGCTCGGCGGCGCAATGCTCGAACTGTCTGTTTCACACCGGGATATGACACTCCCTGAGGTTCTCTCCGCCGCCATCTCCCGGACGGCCGATATCCATCGGGACACCTGTGACCTTTCTCACCCCCGCACTCCACAGGCAACCGTCGTCGCCGCGCGGTGGTCCGGGGTCGCCGTCGAGTACCTCGTCCTGTCCGATTCGGTGCTGCTCCTGGAGCGGGCGGACGGCTCGGTGCATCCGGTGCTCGACCGGCGGCTGGACGAACTGCCGCCCGCGGTCCAAGACCGGCGCGCCGCCGTACGGGCGCTGCCCCGCGGCTCGGCGGAACGGGCCGCGGCGGGCCGGAAGTACGCCCGTGCGGTCGAGGCGCTGCGCAACGCGGAGGGCGGCTTCTTCACCGCGGCCGCCGATCCGGCGGTGGCCGCCCGTGCGGTGTCCGGCACCGCTGCGCGCGAGGGGCTGCGCTCGCTGACCGCGCTCAGCGACGGCGCGGGCCGCTGGACGGAGGTCTTCCACGAGGGCACCTGGGCCGACTGCGTGGCCCTGGTGAGCGAGCGGGGCCCCCAGGCGCTGATCGACCGGGTCCGGGCGGCGGAGGCGGCGGACCCGGAGGGCGCGGCGTATCCGCGCGGCAAGGCGCGGGACGACGCGGCGGTGATTTTTGTGGCGCCGTGATTTTTGTGGCGCCGTGACAATCACCGGCGCGCGGCGAATTTCTCCCGGCGCGAGGCAACTGCACCGCGGCGGCGCGGGTCCGGGGGTGCGGTGACGCGGGTCCGGGGGCGGTGCGGCGCAGGTCGATGGCGGTGCGGCACAGACCCGGGGACGGTGCGGCACGGCAGACCCCACGCGCCCCCGGCACCTCCTACACCTCGTCCCCCTCCTGCTCCGCGTTCAGCCGGTGCAGCAGCCGGGCGAGTTCGGCGACCTCGGTGCGGTCCCAGGAGGCGAGGCGGCGGGCGTACTGGGCGCGGCGGCCGGTACGGACGCGGGTGAAGCGGTCGCGGCCCTCCTCGGTCAGGCGCACCAGGACCGCCCGGCCGTCGGCCGGGTCCGGCTCGCGGGCGACGAGTCCGAGCTTCTCCAGGGCGTGCAACTGGCGGCTCATCGTGGCCTTGCCGACGCCGAAGAAGGCGGCGAGGCCGGTGGCCCGCTGGGTGCCGGCGTCGGCCAGCCGGACAAGGAGGCCGTACGCGGAGGGCTCCAGGTCGGGATGTACCTCTCGCGCCAGTTCGCCCGACGAGGCACGGGCCCGGCGGAGAAAGACCGCCAATTCGCGTTCCAGGGCCAGAAATACGTGGTCCACACCAATTGGTCCGCCGTCCGCCGTCGTTCCGTCGGCTCCGGTGTCGTGCACGTCAGCGCCCATTCCCGCTTTCCCTCACCTGAAAGTTTCCGCCATCGGCGGCCGAAGCCGCAGCTCGGCCAGTATTTCGCAGGATTAGAC
It contains:
- a CDS encoding nitrate- and nitrite sensing domain-containing protein, with amino-acid sequence MRNRLVGAVAVVAAAVLGAGAPGLMTTADNATNSQELVDLAQLNAHAIALAHSLADERDGMTAYVATGHGSRTAAGLGNSAVNGANAARADDTSASRAQRARVDRQIGELRSEAQGASGDTAVYKTAAKLLAALPQTRQKALSAGASAEQVYSAYTQAIQALGAISDDIARGLPARADSADSDTRALPALGRAAEQAAGTRALLLAGLQTGGRQPRLATLAQVAHVREQGALGDFQQTASQGARDRYVRTVNGADVNTAERYLARLTDQPRLDATDLRLNRRRVQETLTSRIGLMRGVESAMATADIQRLGVLRDDDVTELEIRIGLEGLCLLLAVGAGIWAARSMTQPLAALRIGAKRLAADPAHEEPIAYKGRNDEFATSVQSVNALHAQVGELARRTSELEGERKRLIGGRQRLVAEREVLQEQGETLREEIADLTERLAALHAGVHGRFVNLSLRTLGLVERQLGVIESLEESEQDPERLETLFKLDHFAARMRRNSENLLVLAGAEQYSNNHQGPVPLLDVMRAAISEIERYERVRIQSLPPHSQVAGFAADDISHLVAELLENATAFSPPDAHVELSGYLLESGEVMLSVQDEGIGMTSERMAELNERLTDVEAASSSETVDEALGLGLYVVVRLAARHGVRVQLRDAKQGGVTAVIVLPGSILPTRPAPSSSPASAPRDVAHTPGLPGSVAEANSNALPTRVARHDPAAVAGPAAATAFPAQETGQGPAQDTPAPAGRPDGQEPAPAAGHDGTPDADPASADPFVAAAERAIDAAGLGVPAEPAPGAPAPANAPPAGPTTYAGSEPSPYGPQSPGPYAATTSGAGRNLRPEDGGTSAADPAPAAPGSEPSGAGAPSSDPYANGPDPQARPGTDATPTDTAAAPADVSPAEAPADPQTAAAPPAGERRTTSMGLPKRTPKVVAQNQAPTAPRKSGAANAEALRRRLGGFQAGARDGRREVEAEIAERTAELTIPQTDTDGAGAPGESHVVEEARD
- a CDS encoding MarR family winged helix-turn-helix transcriptional regulator — encoded protein: MGADVHDTGADGTTADGGPIGVDHVFLALERELAVFLRRARASSGELAREVHPDLEPSAYGLLVRLADAGTQRATGLAAFFGVGKATMSRQLHALEKLGLVAREPDPADGRAVLVRLTEEGRDRFTRVRTGRRAQYARRLASWDRTEVAELARLLHRLNAEQEGDEV